The Erigeron canadensis isolate Cc75 chromosome 4, C_canadensis_v1, whole genome shotgun sequence genome window below encodes:
- the LOC122596601 gene encoding uncharacterized protein LOC122596601: protein MPSSKSAALGITKQKPMKRRKNNKHSRRNKLKLINKIASYLISDPYLYSPLVAPQPTFDFPPPKPILFTPQGDQEDVALPTKKTKSKSFMEKVIEFLEADCFLYSPLVTKSDHVVDTNSVSGYSQTTKGNGRTEAQGNRGMEALDGGVQHLTQEGRDVSRSLGTKPVVKTAVSYHESVKHMVRPNYRTRSNQGV, encoded by the exons ATGCCATCATCTAAATCTGCAGCTTTAGGaatcacaaaacaaaaacccatGAAACGCAGGAAAAACAACAAACACTCTAGAAGGAATAAATTGAAGCTAATTAACAAAATTGCTTCATACCTTATTTCGGATCCATACTTGTATAGCCCTTTGGTCGCTCCTCAACCCACTTTTGATTTCCCTCCACCTAAGCCTATCTTATTTACTCCCCAAG GAGATCAAGAAGATGTGGCTTTGCCtactaagaaaacaaaaagcaaaagttTCATGGAGAAAGTTATTGAATTTCTTGAAGCCGACTGTTTTCTGTATTCTCCATTAGTTACCAAAAGTGATCATGTAGTAGATACAAATTCAG TTTCAGGTTATTCACAGACTACAAAGGGAAATGGAAGGACAGAAGCGCAGGGAAATAGAGGCATGGAAGCACTGGACGGTGGAGTGCAACATTTGACCCAAGAAGGCAGAGATGTGAGCAGATCGTTGGGTACAAAACCTGTGGTCAAGACAGCTGTATCTTACCATGAATCAGTGAAGCACATGGTTCGGCCGAATTATCGCACTAGATCCAACCAAG GAGTGTAG
- the LOC122597854 gene encoding tRNA-specific adenosine deaminase TAD2-like isoform X1, producing the protein MASCEDGNTPEIVAFMKLALEQAQIAFDSLEVPVGCVIVMDGKVISSGRNRTNETRNASRHAEMEAIDVLLEEWKEKKRTKAEVANMFSRCYLYVTCEPCIMCAAALSFLGIKEVYYGCSNDKFGGCGSILSLHTNAYGISKSSEDVSKSYKCTGGIMAEEAISLFRNFYELGNPKAPKPHRQPLQHNA; encoded by the exons ATGGCTTCTTGCGAGGACGGAAATACACCAGAAATTGTTGCGTTTATGAAGCTGGCGTTAGAACAG GCACAAATTGCATTTGACAGCCTTGAAGTGCCTGTCGG TTGTGTTATTGTTATGGATGGGAAGGTGATATCAAGTGGAAGAAATCGGACTAATGAAACCAGAAAT GCATCAAGGCATGCTGAAATGGAAGCGATCGATGTTCTTCTTGAGGAGTGGAAGGAAAAGAAACGTACAAAGGCTGAAGTTGCTAATATGTTCTCAAGATGCTATCTTTATGTTACATGTGAACCATGTATAATGTGTGCTGCTGCCTTGTCATTTCTTG GTATTAAAGAGGTCTACTATGGATGTTCCAACGATAAATTTGGAGGTTGTGGATCAATATTATCCTTGCATACAAATGCATATGGGATATCTAAGAG TAGTGAAGATGTGAGCAAGAGTTACAAATGCACCGGCGGGATAATGGCTGAAGAAGCTATTTCTCTCTTCAGAAACTTCTATGAGCTTGGAAACCCTAAGG CCCCAAAACCTCACAGACAGCCACTTCAACATAATGCTTAA
- the LOC122597854 gene encoding tRNA-specific adenosine deaminase TAD2-like isoform X2, protein MASCEDGNTPEIVAFMKLALEQAQIAFDSLEVPVGCVIVMDGKVISSGRNRTNETRNASRHAEMEAIDVLLEEWKEKKRTKAEVANMFSRCYLYVTCEPCIMCAAALSFLGIKEVYYGCSNDKFGGCGSILSLHTNAYGISKSEDVSKSYKCTGGIMAEEAISLFRNFYELGNPKAPKPHRQPLQHNA, encoded by the exons ATGGCTTCTTGCGAGGACGGAAATACACCAGAAATTGTTGCGTTTATGAAGCTGGCGTTAGAACAG GCACAAATTGCATTTGACAGCCTTGAAGTGCCTGTCGG TTGTGTTATTGTTATGGATGGGAAGGTGATATCAAGTGGAAGAAATCGGACTAATGAAACCAGAAAT GCATCAAGGCATGCTGAAATGGAAGCGATCGATGTTCTTCTTGAGGAGTGGAAGGAAAAGAAACGTACAAAGGCTGAAGTTGCTAATATGTTCTCAAGATGCTATCTTTATGTTACATGTGAACCATGTATAATGTGTGCTGCTGCCTTGTCATTTCTTG GTATTAAAGAGGTCTACTATGGATGTTCCAACGATAAATTTGGAGGTTGTGGATCAATATTATCCTTGCATACAAATGCATATGGGATATCTAAGAG TGAAGATGTGAGCAAGAGTTACAAATGCACCGGCGGGATAATGGCTGAAGAAGCTATTTCTCTCTTCAGAAACTTCTATGAGCTTGGAAACCCTAAGG CCCCAAAACCTCACAGACAGCCACTTCAACATAATGCTTAA
- the LOC122597466 gene encoding uncharacterized protein LOC122597466: MFKHVIISISIVIALAVLPGTFAAVTYNITNTAPETLGGIRYENQIGFKYTKHALKSSTLFIWKTFQQRDKAERANVTLVNLFMDDMDGVAYCEDNEIHFSTKYIADYQGDLKREFSGVIFHEMTHVWQWSGNGMTPSGLIEGIADYVRLKAGYIPSHWVQAGQGDKWDAGYDVTARFLDYCEGLRYGFVAELNKKMRYGYYPEYFVDLVGKTVDQLWSEYKAAYQTWT; the protein is encoded by the coding sequence ATGTTTAAACACGTGATAATATCTATATCGATCGTGATAGCCCTAGCAGTGTTACCAGGAACCTTTGCAGCAGTGACATACAACATCACCAACACAGCTCCAGAAACCTTGGGTGGGATAAGGTATGAGAACCAAATTGGGTTCAAGTACACTAAACACGCCTTAAAGTCATCGACTTTATTCATATGGAAGACTTTCCAACAAAGAGACAAGGCTGAGAGGGCTAACGTGACACTTGTCAACTTATTCATGGATGACATGGATGGTGTTGCGTATTGTGAAGATAACGAAATCCACTTCAGCACAAAGTATATTGCAGATTACCAGGGTGATCTTAAAAGGGAATTTAGTGGTGTGATTTTTCATGAAATGACACATGTGTGGCAGTGGTCCGGGAATGGAATGACCCCTTCAGGATTGATTGAAGGCATTGCTGATTATGTGAGGCTAAAGGCTGGGTACATACCTAGTCATTGGGTTCAGGCAGGGCAAGGCGACAAATGGGATGCTGGGTATGATGTAACGGCTAGGTTTCTTGACTATTGTGAAGGTCTCAGATACGGGTTTGTGGCTGAACTTAATAAGAAGATGCGGTATGGTTATTATCCTGAATATTTTGTTGACTTGGTTGGGAAGACTGTTGATCAGCTGTGGAGTGAGTACAAGGCTGCATATCAAACCTGGACATAA